From the genome of Salvia splendens isolate huo1 chromosome 7, SspV2, whole genome shotgun sequence:
gtggcgcgccatagggcgcaccttagggcgccccactgcaggtggggaggtaggaggataaaactgctgatgTGGAGCGCCTTAgagcgccccattgctaatgctctcaTTTTGTTGATAAAATATGTTTACACATTTTGTCATGCAAACCTTACCACGTGGAATATGTCATGAGATCATCTACTGTTAATTGCGTCACATCTTTTAATTTCATATCGTTTATACGTATAATATTGATTAAATTACATGTAGTAATTTACATATCACATACCAAATTTCACAGTCATGCCTCTCATCTATTCAAAATAGGCGTCAGTTAGCACAAAAGCTTTCAAACCCAAAgcatttttttttgctttatacaaggaaaaaaattgaaaaatcttTGAATCTTCTTTTCATTGTTCACATTAGCAaatactactaaataaataCCTCTATACTGACCTCtccatcatatatatatatatatatatatatatataaatttcatcAATGGTTTTCACCAACCATGTACAAATAATACTAACAATGAAAAAAagatgataaaaaaattaagagacaTGATCCAAAAGATAGAGCTGTACAATGCCGAAAACTAGACTCTGCTCGGCTCGATACCATGAAAAGAGCCgagttgctgctgctgctgctggttGTGGTCTGACCTCTCAATCCCATCATCATCGCTCGTATAATCCAGATCTAAAGGCAGTGAGGCATCAAGGTTAGCAAATGAGGGAGATGATTCCACCGATGCATCCAAGGAACGCGTTGTCAAGTCTCCTCTCCTGGCAGCCAAGTTTCTCCTGGCCTTGGCGCGCCATCTCTTGAGCCCTCCAACCACATTTTCAGGGAACACAGAGTTTCCCATGGATGTTCCCATCTGTCAATAACAACCAGCTGAATGAATAATGGCGAGAAACCGGCAACTTTAGGAGATGGCATTGCTTCATCTATGCATACCTGAGTGACTAAAGCATACAAGGGGAGAGTGACATAGCCGCAGAGGATGGGAATCAGCACTCCCATTGCTATCTTGATCACGATATCTTCATTTTTGCGGTGGAAGCACGACCTCAGCCCAAATTTGTACTATCCACCAACCAACATACATTAGTCACAAGTGAGTGCTATAAACTCTAGAAAGTCACTGTTTTGGTACTCACCCAAGACCATGCGAAGAATGCCAGTTCAAACGAGTTCTGCAAACGAAGATGAATTATTAGATGTGAacacatgatcaagaaaaagaagACAAGTAGTACCTGAAACAAGAGGAGGTGCATGAGGTGGAGGAGGAATCTGGGTTGATCGAACCAGAAGAAGTGATCGCTTGGTCTGACAAGCAATGTTCCTTGGATTACATGGGACTTGTCACTAGTGTCTAAGCACATTTTCGTGATGATGCCTTGCAGCTTAGTGCCAGCAATGAGCAGCATCTGCGACACAGAGTTTTTTAATAGGCGTGTTATTATAGCATCAAATTTTGATCTATGTTCATATCTTACCACTAATGGGATGAAGGGAAGCCAAACATAGTTATTGAATACTGCATTTAGAGAAGGGAATTATGTTAGCTTTAGCTATTGGAATTTGCAATGTACAATTGTTATTAGTTTGAGCCTTACCATATGCATTGAAGAATATGAAGAGCACAGAGAACACCCAAATCCAGAGGCTGAAAAAACAGAAGCTGGCATTATCAGTCATGAAATTCGTATTTGGTCGTTCGATTAGCAATGACTGTAGTGGAAGGGGAGGAATTACCGCATACCAACCGCCACCTCAAAATCTTTCTCAAGTGCTCTCTTGATATACTTCTGGAAATCGAAGCTATTTCCTTCAGCGAAATGAGCCTGAAAAACAATAACAGCAAAAGAAGGTGACAAGCTAATTCAGTAGTAACATTCTGAAATATTGTACAAGTGAAACCGAGAAAGTACGTACTGTGATGAAGCCATGTCGAAGAGTGAGATAGTCTACTTGGTAGACTGATCGAAAGAACTGTCGAAGAAAATTAACCTGCCAAAATTTTGGAAACATCAAACACTGATCCAACCATAATCATAAAATTTTTAAGAGGAGTATGTTATACCGGCAGTCGCAACAATCTGTATTGACTCCAATATCTAAGATGTCTCCTCCCAAATGAGGTTTGGTGAATGAATTGGAACCTCCTTGGATCTATATCATACAAAATACAGACTCTTGTAAATTCTATATGTCAAATAAGGCAAATCTCAAAGATGGAAAAAATAAACATACCATTTGAAAATTGATATTCCAAGGTTCTAGTTTCTGCCTCCCAATGTTCCCATCTCTTCATCTGCAATACTCAAATTAAATGAGCCAAAAAGGCATGAAACTCAAATTGAAAAACAGTGTTGAAAAGGTCCCATTGTTGTAGAGaagaagaataataataattgtgaagaaagaaaataattgtACCTTTGCAGCACCAAGAGTGAAGGTGAGTAAAGTGGACAAAACGTGGAAGAAAGCCAAGAAAAAGATCAAGACCTGAAGCTCCTGGACACCGCCCCTCGACATCAACGACATCTTCCCCTGCATTCGACAACCATCATCAAACATGATCCCACTAATCAAACTCAATAAAGATGGAGAGGAGGTTAATacattttcttcacatttagGTTCCTCGTCTTCGTCAGTTGTGAGGCTCTTGCAAGGAAGAAAGGTTTCTGCGGCGCTTCTAGGTATGCAAATGGTTGCAATTGGCTTCTCCAGCATCACCAGCGAGAACGAGATAAACCCCAAAAGCAGCAAGTCTGCATTATCACCATCATGCCTGATTACTCGACGATATATGCATATCTTTTTCAATGGTTTCACGGGATTCAGCCAATTGTCTTTGTGTAATACTATCATTTGTCAAAGGATATCGTGCCTAGAACTTTCATGCACTTTGGTATCTTATCGAACAAAAGGAGCGTTTCTCCATTGATCAagaattttcatttttgaaaagtaTCATGATCATCCAATGACAAAAGATCCCATTTTCTCAAATAACAATTTAACGACTTATTGATTCTAACAACTAAATGAAAAGTTGATCATTCGGACCTTTCAATTCATAGATGTGGGATGAGGATATTCCCGAAACTCACACAGAAAAACGAAAGTAAGTTCGACAAAAAGAAATCTTTTATTGTCGATAGAGGCACAGACCATTCAATCGAACACTAATTGAAAATGACTCTTATGTTCCGATAAAATCTTTCTCCAATTGAATCACACGCATCTATATCCACAAGTATCTGGATTCATGAAAAGGAAAAGACAAGAACCTGATTTGATCTTGTTGAGTGCTCCAAGGAGTGATTTTCTCCTCTTCCTCCCCAAATACTTCAAGCAAAATATGAAGTAATAATCAATAAGCATTTATAAACATGATGAAATAGGAGTTAAAAAAGGGGGGGATTGCAAAATGTAACCTTGGCAAGCAAATGAAGGCCGTGCTCCAAAAGAATGGAAATCGAAATAAGAACGAAGCAAACCGTAGCGACCGCCCATGTCGGCGTCGTCTCAAGACTCGCACTTTCTTCTCCTCCGTCACTTTCACCAGCCATTTCTCCGACgcagatttttttaaaactacaCTAATAATTTAGAGAAGCTCCTTTGAAAGATGGAGTATGTATATATTTATCAAAAGGAGTGGAGTGGGGTCCAGCGGAGTACACGGTAGCCGTGACGGAGAGGATCAAAGttcaaagtaaaagaagacaCGCCCACCTATAGAAACCATGCACATATTTGGAAAAAGGGAGGGAACTCATTCGATTCGTCGTCGTATCAAGTTGTGAACACACCAAACTTTCCAAAATCACGTGCCACACTGTATAACGCGGAATTTCAATCCTAACTAGAAGCTTTCAaggatttattattttttattaacaaaTTCCAGATACCGGCACCCTAATTAAATTTGAAGTGTTCCCATATtcattatttgtaatttcaaattttaaatctttaaaaaataaatgaagacACTCTGATTCGGGCTCCGAGCTCTTGCAAAAATAAACTCCAATCATACAAATGAGAACACTTTGAATAATTTCTGTATGTTTGTTAGGTGGTCTTATCGTTTTCCAAACTTAGTCGtactatcattattattatcactGGCGGCTGATTACTATTCGTATAA
Proteins encoded in this window:
- the LOC121811231 gene encoding MLO-like protein 12 → MAGESDGGEESASLETTPTWAVATVCFVLISISILLEHGLHLLAKYLGRKRRKSLLGALNKIKSDLLLLGFISFSLVMLEKPIATICIPRSAAETFLPCKSLTTDEDEEPKCEENGKMSLMSRGGVQELQVLIFFLAFFHVLSTLLTFTLGAAKMKRWEHWEAETRTLEYQFSNDPRRFQFIHQTSFGRRHLRYWSQYRLLRLPVNFLRQFFRSVYQVDYLTLRHGFITAHFAEGNSFDFQKYIKRALEKDFEVAVGMRLWIWVFSVLFIFFNAYVFNNYVWLPFIPLVMLLIAGTKLQGIITKMCLDTSDKSHVIQGTLLVRPSDHFFWFDQPRFLLHLMHLLLFQNSFELAFFAWSWYKFGLRSCFHRKNEDIVIKIAMGVLIPILCGYVTLPLYALVTQMGTSMGNSVFPENVVGGLKRWRAKARRNLAARRGDLTTRSLDASVESSPSFANLDASLPLDLDYTSDDDGIERSDHNQQQQQQLGSFHGIEPSRV